A single genomic interval of Prunus dulcis chromosome 5, ALMONDv2, whole genome shotgun sequence harbors:
- the LOC117627301 gene encoding NPC intracellular cholesterol transporter 1-like isoform X2, whose translation MALRPGLILSISLLQVVLCFLSLAYAQTSVTTNATAGERHSEEYCAMYGICGKRSDGKYLNCPFGSPSVKPDDLLSSKVQSLCPTITGNVCCTETQFDTLRSQVQQAIPFLVGCPACLRNFLNLFCELTCSPSQSLFINVTSVAKVNNNLTVDGIDFYITDAYGEGLYDSCKDVKFGTMNSRAMEFIGAGAKNFKEWFTFIGRQAPSNVPGSPYAIRFSSSVTESSAMKPMNVSTYSCGDNSLGCSCGDCPSSTVCSNTVSPVSQKGGSCSVRIGSIKAKCIDLAVAILYIVLVCVFFGWGLFRRTRKANPASMTNPWWNVMDDSEVHSISREKNENPPMQVFEDAPHIRNSVQLSIVQGYMSKIFRRYGTWVARNPVIVLCSSLALVLLLCLGLIRFKVETRPEKLWVGPGSKAAEEKNFFDSHLAPFYRIEQLILATIPEVKHGSSPSIVTEENIKLLFEIQKKVDGIKANYSGSVISLADICMKPMDKDCATQSVLQHYSSADKCMSAFKGPLDPSTALGGFSGKNYSEATAFLITYPVNNAISKEENETERAVTWEKAFIKLAKDELLQMVQSRNLTLSFSSESSVEEELKRESSADAITILISYLVMFAYISLTLGDSPRLSSFYISSKVLLGLSGVVLVMLSVLGSVGFFSVIGVKSTLIIMEVIPFLVLAVGVDNMCILVNAVKRQPLELSLEGRISNALVEVGPSITLASLSEVLAFAVGSFIPMPACRVFSMFAALAVLLDFLLQVTAFVALIVFDFRRTEDKRVDCFPCMKISSYTNSDKGIDQRKPGLLTRYMKEIHAPILSLWGVKIAVICVFVAFALASIALCTRIQPGLEQKIVLPRDSYLQGYFNNVSEYLRIGPPLYFVVKNYNYSSESRHTNQLCSISQCDSDSLLNEIARASLTPESSYIAKPAASWLDDFLVWISPEAFGCCRKFTNGAYCPPDDQPPCCSSSDGSCSLGGVCKDCTTCFRHSDLRNGRPSTTQFKEKLPWFLSALPSSDCAKGGHGAYTSSVEFKGNGSDIIPASSFRTYHTPLNKQVDYVNSMRAARELSSRLSDSLNIEIFPYSVFYMFFEQYLDIWRTALINLSIAIGAVFIVCLAITCSLWSSSIILLVLAMIVVDLMGVMAILNIQLNAVSVVNLVMAVGISVEFCVHMTHAFSVSTGDKDQRTKEALATMGASVFSGITLTKLVGVIVLCFSRTEVFVVYYFQMYLALVLLGFLHGLVFLPVVLSMFGPPSRRVLIEQQQDRAPVPPQL comes from the exons ATGGCCCTCCGTCCAGGGCTTATCCTATCCATTTCTCTTTTACAG GTGGTCTtatgttttctctctctagcatATGCGCAGACGTCCGTAACGACTAATGCTACAGCAGG GGAAAGGCATTCTGAAGAATATTGTGCCATGTATGGTATTTGTGGAAAACGTAGTGATGGAAAATACTTAAACTGTCCTTTTGGCTCTCCATCTGTGAAG CCAGATGATTTGCTTTCATCCAAGGTCCAAAGTTTGTGTCCAACAATTACTGGAAATGTTTGTTGTACAGAAACTCAATTTGACACACTACGGTCACAGGTCCAGCAA GCAATTCCCTTTCTTGTCGGTTGTCCGGCATGCTTAAGAaactttttgaatttgttttgtgAGCTTACCTGCTCTCCAAGTCAGAGTTTATTTATCAATGTGACTTCTGTAGCCAAG GTTAATAACAATTTGACCGTCGATGGGATTGACTTTTATATTACTGATGCTTATGGTGAAGGGTTATATGACTCCTGCAAGGATGTCAAGTTCGGTACCATGAATTCTCGAGCTATGGAATTTATTGGTGCTGGTGCTAAAAATTTTAAAG AGTGGTTTACTTTTATCGGTAGACAAGCACCTTCTAATGTGCCAGGTTCACCATATGCCATTAGATTCTCTTCAAGTGTTACAGAATCATCTGCTATGAAACCTATGAATGTCTCTACTTATTCATGTGGTGATAATTCACTGGGCTGTTCCTGCGGTGATTGCCCTTCATCTACAGTTTGTTCCAACACAGTTTCACCAGTTTCCCAGAAAGGAGGTTCATGCTCAGTGAGAATTGGGTCCATTAAG GCTAAATGTATTGACCTTGCTGTAGCGATTCTATATATCGTATTAGTTTGTGTGTTCTTCGGATGGGGTTTGTTTCGTCGGACTAGAAAAGCCAACCCAGCTTCTATGACAAATCCTTGGTGGAATGTAATGGATGACAGTGAAGTTCATTCTATTAGCAGGGAGAAGAATGAAAATCCTCCGATGCAG GTGTTTGAAGATGCTCCTCACATTAGAAATAGTGTCCAACTTTCAATTGTGCAAGGATACATGTCAAAAATTTTCAG GAGATATGGAACATGGGTTGCTAGGAATCCAGTCATAGTGTTATGTTCATCTTTGGCTTTAGTTCTGCTGCTTTGTCTGGGTCTTATCCGTTTCAAGGTGGAAACAAGGCCTGAGAAG CTATGGGTAGGGCCTGGGAGTAAAGCAGCAGAAGAGAAGAATTTTTTTGATAGCCACCTAGCCCCTTTCTACAGAATTGAGCAG CTTATATTAGCAACAATTCCAGAAGTTAAGCATGGTAGCTCACCTAGCATTGTGACAGAGGAAAATATTAAGTTACTTTTTGAGATACAGAAGAAG GTTGATGGAATTAAAGCAAATTATTCTGGCTCGGTGATATCTCTTGCTGATATTTGCATGAAGCCAATGGACAAAGATTGTGCCACTCAAAGTGTCCTACAG CACTATTCATCTGCTGACAAATGCATGAGTGCATTTAAAGGCCCTCTTGATCCTAGCACAGCCTTAGGAGGCTTCTCTGGGAAAAACTATTCCGAG GCAACGGCGTTTCTCATAACTTACCCTGTAAACAATGCTATTAGTAAAGAAGAGAATGAGACTGAAAGAGCAGTGACGTGGGAGAAAGCCTTTATTAAGTTGGCAAAG GATGAGTTGTTGCAAATGGTGCAATCTAGAAATTTaacactttctttttcatcgGAAAGTTCTGTTGAAGAAGAACTAAAAAGAGAAAGTTCTGCAGATGCCATTACTATATTG ATAAGCTATCTAGTGATGTTTGCCTATATATCTCTTACTTTGGGTGACTCACCTCGTTTATCATCATTTTACATTTCGTCTAAG GTATTGCTTGGTCTCTCTGGAGTTGTGCTTGTCATGCTGTCGGTTCTTGGATCAGTGGGTTTTTTCAGTGTAATTGGTGTAAAATCTACGCTAATCATTATGGAAGTTATCCCATTTCTTGTTTTAGCT GTTGGGGTAGATAATATGTGTATACTAGTGAATGCTGTTAAACGGCAACCCTTGGAGTTGTCTCTGGAAGGGCGAATAAGCAATGCACTTGTGGAAGTTGGACCATCCATAACACTAGCTAGTCTATCAGAGGTTTTAGCATTTGCGGTTGGAAGTTTTATTCCTATGCCAGCATGCCGTGTGTTCTCTATGTTTGCAG CACTAGCTGTTCTGTTGGACTTCCTGCTTCAAGTAACTGCTTTTGTAGCTTTGATTGTTTTTGATTTTCGGCGAACTGAAGATAAGAGGGTTGATTGTTTCCCATGCATGAAAATTTCATCATACACCAACTCTGATAAAG GCATTGATCAGAGAAAACCTGGTTTGCTGACGCGCTATATGAAG gAGATCCATGCTCCAATTCTCAGTCTTTGGGGAGTTAAGATAGCTGTCATTTGTGTCTTTGTTGCATTTGCATTGGCTAGCATT GCATTGTGCACCAGAATTCAGCCTGGGTTGGAACAAAAAATTGTTCTTCCCCGAGATTCCTATCTTCAG GGGTATTTCAATAATGTTTCAGAGTACCTCCGAATTGGACCCCCATTATACTTTGTTGTGAAGAACTACAATTATAG TTCAGAATCAAGGCATACGAACCAATTATGCTCAATTAGCCAATGTGATTCAGATTCTCTTTTGAATGAG ATTGCAAGAGCATCCTTAACTCCAGAATCAAGTTACATCGCCAAGCCTGCTGCGTCATGGCTTGATGATTTTCTTGTGTGGATATCCCCAGAAGCATTTGGGTGCTGTCGGAAGTTTACAAATGGGGCCTACTGCCCTCCTGATGATCAG CCTCCCTGCTGTTCTTCCAGTGATGGTTCCTGTAGCCTGGGTGGAGTGTGCAAAGATTGTACTACG TGCTTTCGTCACTCGGATCTGCGCAATGGGCGTCCATCTACCAcacaatttaaagaaaaacttcCCTGGTTCCTCAGTGCTCTACCGTCTTCTGATTGTGCTAAAGGTGGCCATGGAGCTTACACTAGCAGTGTGGAATTCAAAG GCAATGGAAGTGACATTATTCCAGCATCATCATTTCGTACATATCATACACCTCTCAACAAGCAG GTTGACTATGTAAATTCAATGAGGGCTGCTCGGGAGCTCAGTTCTAGACTTTCTGATTCTTTGAAC ATTGAGATATTCCCATATTCAGTATTCTATATGTTCTTTGAGCAATACCTTGATATTTGGAGAACAGCACTGATCAACCTTTCTATAGCCATTG GTGCTGTGTTTATTGTTTGTCTAGCTATCACTTGCAG TTTATGGAGTTCATCAATTATTCTATTGGTGTTGGCAATGATTGTAGTGGATCTCATG GGTGTGATGGCAATTCTTAACATCCAATTGAATGCAGTCTCTGTTGTTAATCTTGTAATGGCAGTGGGCATTTCTGTTGAGTTTTGCGTGCATATGACACATGCTTTCTCG GTTAGCACAGGAGATAAAGATCAGCGTACCAAGGAGGCTTTGGCTACAATGGGAGCCTCTGTCTTCAG TGGAATCACATTGACGAAGTTAGTTGGGGTCATCGTGCTTTGTTTCTCGAGGACGGAAGTCTTTGTG GTATATTACTTTCAAATGTACCTAGCATTGGTTCTTCTTGGTTTCTTGCACGGGCTCGTGTTCTTGCCG GTTGTCTTGAGCATGTTTGGTCCGCCTTCGAGACGCGTGCTCATTGAGCAGCAACAAGATCGGGCACCTGTTCCACCACAACTATAA
- the LOC117627301 gene encoding NPC intracellular cholesterol transporter 1-like isoform X1 codes for MALRPGLILSISLLQVVLCFLSLAYAQTSVTTNATAGERHSEEYCAMYGICGKRSDGKYLNCPFGSPSVKPDDLLSSKVQSLCPTITGNVCCTETQFDTLRSQVQQAIPFLVGCPACLRNFLNLFCELTCSPSQSLFINVTSVAKVNNNLTVDGIDFYITDAYGEGLYDSCKDVKFGTMNSRAMEFIGAGAKNFKEWFTFIGRQAPSNVPGSPYAIRFSSSVTESSAMKPMNVSTYSCGDNSLGCSCGDCPSSTVCSNTVSPVSQKGGSCSVRIGSIKAKCIDLAVAILYIVLVCVFFGWGLFRRTRKANPASMTNPWWNVMDDSEVHSISREKNENPPMQVFEDAPHIRNSVQLSIVQGYMSKIFRRYGTWVARNPVIVLCSSLALVLLLCLGLIRFKVETRPEKLWVGPGSKAAEEKNFFDSHLAPFYRIEQLILATIPEVKHGSSPSIVTEENIKLLFEIQKKVDGIKANYSGSVISLADICMKPMDKDCATQSVLQYFKMNPANYDDYGGVEHLKYCFEHYSSADKCMSAFKGPLDPSTALGGFSGKNYSEATAFLITYPVNNAISKEENETERAVTWEKAFIKLAKDELLQMVQSRNLTLSFSSESSVEEELKRESSADAITILISYLVMFAYISLTLGDSPRLSSFYISSKVLLGLSGVVLVMLSVLGSVGFFSVIGVKSTLIIMEVIPFLVLAVGVDNMCILVNAVKRQPLELSLEGRISNALVEVGPSITLASLSEVLAFAVGSFIPMPACRVFSMFAALAVLLDFLLQVTAFVALIVFDFRRTEDKRVDCFPCMKISSYTNSDKGIDQRKPGLLTRYMKEIHAPILSLWGVKIAVICVFVAFALASIALCTRIQPGLEQKIVLPRDSYLQGYFNNVSEYLRIGPPLYFVVKNYNYSSESRHTNQLCSISQCDSDSLLNEIARASLTPESSYIAKPAASWLDDFLVWISPEAFGCCRKFTNGAYCPPDDQPPCCSSSDGSCSLGGVCKDCTTCFRHSDLRNGRPSTTQFKEKLPWFLSALPSSDCAKGGHGAYTSSVEFKGNGSDIIPASSFRTYHTPLNKQVDYVNSMRAARELSSRLSDSLNIEIFPYSVFYMFFEQYLDIWRTALINLSIAIGAVFIVCLAITCSLWSSSIILLVLAMIVVDLMGVMAILNIQLNAVSVVNLVMAVGISVEFCVHMTHAFSVSTGDKDQRTKEALATMGASVFSGITLTKLVGVIVLCFSRTEVFVVYYFQMYLALVLLGFLHGLVFLPVVLSMFGPPSRRVLIEQQQDRAPVPPQL; via the exons ATGGCCCTCCGTCCAGGGCTTATCCTATCCATTTCTCTTTTACAG GTGGTCTtatgttttctctctctagcatATGCGCAGACGTCCGTAACGACTAATGCTACAGCAGG GGAAAGGCATTCTGAAGAATATTGTGCCATGTATGGTATTTGTGGAAAACGTAGTGATGGAAAATACTTAAACTGTCCTTTTGGCTCTCCATCTGTGAAG CCAGATGATTTGCTTTCATCCAAGGTCCAAAGTTTGTGTCCAACAATTACTGGAAATGTTTGTTGTACAGAAACTCAATTTGACACACTACGGTCACAGGTCCAGCAA GCAATTCCCTTTCTTGTCGGTTGTCCGGCATGCTTAAGAaactttttgaatttgttttgtgAGCTTACCTGCTCTCCAAGTCAGAGTTTATTTATCAATGTGACTTCTGTAGCCAAG GTTAATAACAATTTGACCGTCGATGGGATTGACTTTTATATTACTGATGCTTATGGTGAAGGGTTATATGACTCCTGCAAGGATGTCAAGTTCGGTACCATGAATTCTCGAGCTATGGAATTTATTGGTGCTGGTGCTAAAAATTTTAAAG AGTGGTTTACTTTTATCGGTAGACAAGCACCTTCTAATGTGCCAGGTTCACCATATGCCATTAGATTCTCTTCAAGTGTTACAGAATCATCTGCTATGAAACCTATGAATGTCTCTACTTATTCATGTGGTGATAATTCACTGGGCTGTTCCTGCGGTGATTGCCCTTCATCTACAGTTTGTTCCAACACAGTTTCACCAGTTTCCCAGAAAGGAGGTTCATGCTCAGTGAGAATTGGGTCCATTAAG GCTAAATGTATTGACCTTGCTGTAGCGATTCTATATATCGTATTAGTTTGTGTGTTCTTCGGATGGGGTTTGTTTCGTCGGACTAGAAAAGCCAACCCAGCTTCTATGACAAATCCTTGGTGGAATGTAATGGATGACAGTGAAGTTCATTCTATTAGCAGGGAGAAGAATGAAAATCCTCCGATGCAG GTGTTTGAAGATGCTCCTCACATTAGAAATAGTGTCCAACTTTCAATTGTGCAAGGATACATGTCAAAAATTTTCAG GAGATATGGAACATGGGTTGCTAGGAATCCAGTCATAGTGTTATGTTCATCTTTGGCTTTAGTTCTGCTGCTTTGTCTGGGTCTTATCCGTTTCAAGGTGGAAACAAGGCCTGAGAAG CTATGGGTAGGGCCTGGGAGTAAAGCAGCAGAAGAGAAGAATTTTTTTGATAGCCACCTAGCCCCTTTCTACAGAATTGAGCAG CTTATATTAGCAACAATTCCAGAAGTTAAGCATGGTAGCTCACCTAGCATTGTGACAGAGGAAAATATTAAGTTACTTTTTGAGATACAGAAGAAG GTTGATGGAATTAAAGCAAATTATTCTGGCTCGGTGATATCTCTTGCTGATATTTGCATGAAGCCAATGGACAAAGATTGTGCCACTCAAAGTGTCCTACAG TATTTCAAAATGAATCCTGCAAATTATGACGATTATGGTGGGGTTGAACACCTAAAGTATTGTTTTGAG CACTATTCATCTGCTGACAAATGCATGAGTGCATTTAAAGGCCCTCTTGATCCTAGCACAGCCTTAGGAGGCTTCTCTGGGAAAAACTATTCCGAG GCAACGGCGTTTCTCATAACTTACCCTGTAAACAATGCTATTAGTAAAGAAGAGAATGAGACTGAAAGAGCAGTGACGTGGGAGAAAGCCTTTATTAAGTTGGCAAAG GATGAGTTGTTGCAAATGGTGCAATCTAGAAATTTaacactttctttttcatcgGAAAGTTCTGTTGAAGAAGAACTAAAAAGAGAAAGTTCTGCAGATGCCATTACTATATTG ATAAGCTATCTAGTGATGTTTGCCTATATATCTCTTACTTTGGGTGACTCACCTCGTTTATCATCATTTTACATTTCGTCTAAG GTATTGCTTGGTCTCTCTGGAGTTGTGCTTGTCATGCTGTCGGTTCTTGGATCAGTGGGTTTTTTCAGTGTAATTGGTGTAAAATCTACGCTAATCATTATGGAAGTTATCCCATTTCTTGTTTTAGCT GTTGGGGTAGATAATATGTGTATACTAGTGAATGCTGTTAAACGGCAACCCTTGGAGTTGTCTCTGGAAGGGCGAATAAGCAATGCACTTGTGGAAGTTGGACCATCCATAACACTAGCTAGTCTATCAGAGGTTTTAGCATTTGCGGTTGGAAGTTTTATTCCTATGCCAGCATGCCGTGTGTTCTCTATGTTTGCAG CACTAGCTGTTCTGTTGGACTTCCTGCTTCAAGTAACTGCTTTTGTAGCTTTGATTGTTTTTGATTTTCGGCGAACTGAAGATAAGAGGGTTGATTGTTTCCCATGCATGAAAATTTCATCATACACCAACTCTGATAAAG GCATTGATCAGAGAAAACCTGGTTTGCTGACGCGCTATATGAAG gAGATCCATGCTCCAATTCTCAGTCTTTGGGGAGTTAAGATAGCTGTCATTTGTGTCTTTGTTGCATTTGCATTGGCTAGCATT GCATTGTGCACCAGAATTCAGCCTGGGTTGGAACAAAAAATTGTTCTTCCCCGAGATTCCTATCTTCAG GGGTATTTCAATAATGTTTCAGAGTACCTCCGAATTGGACCCCCATTATACTTTGTTGTGAAGAACTACAATTATAG TTCAGAATCAAGGCATACGAACCAATTATGCTCAATTAGCCAATGTGATTCAGATTCTCTTTTGAATGAG ATTGCAAGAGCATCCTTAACTCCAGAATCAAGTTACATCGCCAAGCCTGCTGCGTCATGGCTTGATGATTTTCTTGTGTGGATATCCCCAGAAGCATTTGGGTGCTGTCGGAAGTTTACAAATGGGGCCTACTGCCCTCCTGATGATCAG CCTCCCTGCTGTTCTTCCAGTGATGGTTCCTGTAGCCTGGGTGGAGTGTGCAAAGATTGTACTACG TGCTTTCGTCACTCGGATCTGCGCAATGGGCGTCCATCTACCAcacaatttaaagaaaaacttcCCTGGTTCCTCAGTGCTCTACCGTCTTCTGATTGTGCTAAAGGTGGCCATGGAGCTTACACTAGCAGTGTGGAATTCAAAG GCAATGGAAGTGACATTATTCCAGCATCATCATTTCGTACATATCATACACCTCTCAACAAGCAG GTTGACTATGTAAATTCAATGAGGGCTGCTCGGGAGCTCAGTTCTAGACTTTCTGATTCTTTGAAC ATTGAGATATTCCCATATTCAGTATTCTATATGTTCTTTGAGCAATACCTTGATATTTGGAGAACAGCACTGATCAACCTTTCTATAGCCATTG GTGCTGTGTTTATTGTTTGTCTAGCTATCACTTGCAG TTTATGGAGTTCATCAATTATTCTATTGGTGTTGGCAATGATTGTAGTGGATCTCATG GGTGTGATGGCAATTCTTAACATCCAATTGAATGCAGTCTCTGTTGTTAATCTTGTAATGGCAGTGGGCATTTCTGTTGAGTTTTGCGTGCATATGACACATGCTTTCTCG GTTAGCACAGGAGATAAAGATCAGCGTACCAAGGAGGCTTTGGCTACAATGGGAGCCTCTGTCTTCAG TGGAATCACATTGACGAAGTTAGTTGGGGTCATCGTGCTTTGTTTCTCGAGGACGGAAGTCTTTGTG GTATATTACTTTCAAATGTACCTAGCATTGGTTCTTCTTGGTTTCTTGCACGGGCTCGTGTTCTTGCCG GTTGTCTTGAGCATGTTTGGTCCGCCTTCGAGACGCGTGCTCATTGAGCAGCAACAAGATCGGGCACCTGTTCCACCACAACTATAA